The genomic DNA TTTTGGAGGGCGGTGTCGAAGGCATCGAACGTGAGTTCGTTATAGCCGAACGACCGAATGCGCTTCACAGCCTTCATCATGGCCTGATTGCGGAATGTCGTGAGGTGCTCGGAATCGACCTCTTTCAACCCCAACTTGCGGGCTCGACGTTCGGCTGCCTTGCGGATCCCGCTGCGCACGAAATCCGGTGAGGTTTGCAACCGCTTCCAGGCCTCATCGCTCCAGGCGACACGTTCTTGCGGGGCCTCCCACAACTGCACCGCAGTCTGCTCATCGATTCTGGTGAACCCCTTCTCTCGCGCCAGCTCTTCCGTATCATGCCGGATCATGTCGCTCACGAAATCCATGGCAATCGGCGGGGACTCCTTGATCTTCTGCTGCAAGAGCGCCAACGCGCCTTCGGACCATTCCAGTGGAGCCGCCTCCCGCTCGCGGATCTCACCCAAGGCCTCGACCTTCTCAAAGAGATCGACATTGACCTCCATGTGGCCGCCTTTGCGGGCGATCTCGTCGGCGATTTGCTTGATCATCCCGCGCATGAACTCCGGCACGGCCGCCAGGCGTTCCTTCGCGGCCGCGGTCCAAGGCAGCTGCCCCTTGGCCATTTGATCGGCGGCCTCAGCCATGCCGCCCTCACCGCCCATGGTCCCCATCATCTGACCTTTGAACTGATCGAGGATTTCTTCGGTGATTTCGGGATAGCCCAACTCTCGCGCCTTCTTCTCAGCCAGGCGGCGGACCATTCCTCGCAAAAACATGGGAGCGCGCTCCATTCGCTTGAGCGCGCCGTCACTCCACCGAACCTCTGGGGCTGTTATATTTGAGGACTCTGCCACGGTATCACTCCTGTTACTTATTGAGTAATTCCTTCAGTTCCTTGCCTGCCTTGAAGAATGGCACACGCTTGGCCGGCACCGCAACGGTCGCACCGGTTTTCGGATTACGACCTTCCTTCATCCGCCGGGCGCGGAGACGAAAACTCCCGAACCCTCGGATCTCCGTCTTATTCCCGTTCCGCAGCGAGTCGCGAATACAATCGAATATCGTGTTCACCACGATCTCCGCCTGCCGCTTCGTCAATGTCGTGACCTGCTCCGATACCCGCTCGATAATCTGCGCTTTGGTCATCGTCCCTCTCCTCGTGGGTGGGGCTTACGCACGGATGAATTGCTGCGTTGCCTTACCGATGCGCTCCGGCCGTTCAGAACGCCATCAGGTATTTCAGTTTGACGCCGGTATTCAACTCCAGCCTCGGAAACACCGACGCCCAACGTGACTCGATGATATCCCGAAATGAAAACCGCTTGCGAGGCTCGACCACTTTCGGTTCACCCTCCATACCGGCAATGTCCGCCGCGATGTGGATGGCATCGTCCAGATCGCCCAGTTCGTCGACCAGCCTCGCGTCTTTGGCCTGGCGTCCGGTGTAAATCCGTCCATCCGCCAGCGGCTCCACATCCGACACCTCCAACGACCGCCCGTCGGCCACCGCTTGAATGAACTGGTGGTGGACATCGTCCATCACCGACTGCAGGAGCTTGCGTTCCTCATCGCTCATCTTCCGCAACGGGGACCCGACGTCTTTGAATCGCCCACTCTTGATGACCACCCCTTCGACCCCGACCTTTTTCATCAGGCCTTCGAAGTTGGCCATTTCCATGATCACGCCGATACTCCCGGTCAACGTGCCGGGATTGGCAATGATACGGTCCGTGGCCGCGGCGATGTAATAACCTCCGGAAGCAGCAACCGTCCCCATGGAGGCGATCACCGCCTTATTGCTCTTGTTTTTTACCCGCTTCACCGCATCGTGAATTTCCTGAGACGGCACGACGCCGCCGCCGGGACTGTCGATGCGCAGTACGATCGCCTTGACCAGCGGGTTCTCGCTGTATTGCTTCAACTCGCTGATGGTCGCTTGTGCATCAAGGATCACGCCCTCGATGCGAATGAGGGCTACACGATCCTGGCTTGAGAAATCGAGGTCTGGGAGGAGCGCGTTCAAGAGAATCAACGCTCCTCCCCCGATCACGATGGCCCAGAAGATACGTCGCAGCAGGCTCCGCTGTGGTCTCACCGCCGTGTCTGCTTGTGGCCCCATTCGGTCTCCCGTCACCTAGGCTTCGGAATCGCTCTGGTTCCGCTTCCGGCTTTGCTTGGCCGCGCGACCCAGGGTCTGATCGATCCCGCCCTGAGAGGCGTGGAACTCATCGACCTGGCGCCGATCGGAATCCATCTGGTGATCGCGCAAGCTGAGCGCAATTTTCCGCTCATCGCGATCCACCTTGATGATCTTCGCCGTGACGTCGTCACCCGGCTTGAACTTCTCTTCCATGCGAACGTTCGTATCGAGTCCGACTTCGCTGATATGAATCAGACCCTCGACATCGCCATCGAGCTCGATGAAGAGTCCGAAATCGGCGATCTTGCTGACCTTGCCGGTAATGCTATCGCCGACCCGATACTTGTTGGGAATCTGCTCTTCCCACGGATCGCGTGACAATTGCTTATACCCCAGCGAGAGGCGCTCCTTTTCCTTGTCGATACGAATGACCACCGCATCCACCTTCTGGCCCTTCTTGAAGAGCTCCGACGGATGCTTGATGTGCTTCGTCCAGGACATGTCGGAAATATGGATCAGCCCGTCAATACCTTCTTCCAATCCGACGAACGCGCCGAAATCGGTCAGGCTCTTCACCTTTCCTTCGATCCGCGTTCCAGCCGGGTACTTCGCCTCGATCATGTCCCACGGATTCGGCGCCGTCTGCTTCATGCCGAGCGAAATCTTCCGGCTTCCCGGATCGATGTTCAACACGGCGGCTTCCACCTGATCGCCGACCGAGACGACGCGCGACGGATGTCGCACTTCGTGCGTCCAGGACATCTCGGACACGTGGACCAATCCTTCCACGCCGGGCTCCAACTCAACGAAGGCGCCATAGTCGGTCAAGCTCACCACCCGACCACGGACGCGCGTGCCCACCGGGTACTTTGCCGCCACACCGGTCCAGGGATCTGCCGACTTCTGCTTGAGGCCCAAGGAAATACGGCCGGTTTCACGATCGTACTTCAGCACGGTGACTTCGACCTTGTCGCTGACCTGGAACAATTCGGAGGGATGCCCCACACGACCCCAGGACATATCCGTGATGTGCAGCAATCCGTCGATGCCGCCGAGGTCGATAAACGCTCCGTAATCGGTGATGTTCTTCACCGTCCCCTGAATCAACTGACCTTCCTTCAAGGTCGACAACGTCGTCTGACGGCGACGGTCGCGCGTCTCTTCCAACAAGACCCGTCGGGAAACGACCACATTGCCACGGCGATGGTTGATCTTAATGATCTTGAGGGGAAACGTCTTGCCGACCAGCCCATCGAGATCGCGGACCGGATGCAGATCGATCTGGGAGCCGGGCAAGAACGCCTTGACGCCGATATCGACCATCATGCCGCCCTTGATACGGGAAATGATCTTGCCTTCGATGCTCTTTTCTTCTTTATGCAGCGTCTCCAATTCCTCCCAGATTTTCATCTTGTCGGCTTTTTCTTTGGAGAGCACGAGATTGCCGTCCGCGTCTTCACACTCTTCGAGGTAGACCTGGAGGCGATCCCCGACCTTCAATTGGGCCAATTCTTCATGCGAGAACTGGTCGGCTGGAATCATGCCTTCCGACTTGTAGCCGATATCGACCACGACTTTGTCCTTGCCGATGGCCACGACCATGCCCTCGGTGATGGTGCCTTCCTCAAAATTGCGGAAGGTTTCCTCATACATCGCCGCCAAGGCGTCGCGATCCAGCTTGGGTTCACTTTGCGGTGTGACAGTACTCATGAAAAGGTCCTCGTCCTCCGGCTCGTGCCGGGTGCTGATAGTGAGAAAAACCGAGTCTTACTCAGCGTTGCAAGACTTGGCTGTTGGTGTTGCGGCGGAATCGTGGGGCTGCCCGGCGTTGGCCGGTCTGTCCCCCGGAATCGGAACCTGTCCGAGCTCTGCGATCTTCGCCATCACCGTCCGACTGACATGTTGATAAAACGCTTTTCCTTCCAACCGCGCGGCATCCGCGGAAAAATCCAGCGGCTCTCCGTAGGCCACCGTCACGCGACGAAATCTCGGCCACTTGGCGCCGGGCGGCAGCACCTCGAACGTGCCGCCGATATGCGCCGGCACAACCTGACAGCCCGTCTGCGACACGATCACCCCGATCCCCGGTTTGCCGGGCTTCAGCGCGCCGGTCATCGTACGCCCACCTTCGGGAAAAATGGCGACGGCCTTCCCCTCCTGTATCAACGAGACCGCTTTGCTGAAGGCGTCGCGATCGAGACGACCGACCCGTAATGGAATCCACCCCAGGGCCTGCAGCAGGCCGTTGAGCAACGGCATCGGAAACAAATCGTGCCGCCCCATATACCAGACCCGGCGGGGAATCCCGCACCCGAGCAGCGGGATATCCAGATAACTGGCATGATTCGAGGCGATCAGGAACCCGCCTTGCCGCGGCACAGTCCCGACGGTGCGATACCGGAAGCACAGCCACCCGATGGTGCGAGAAATGACCCACAACAGGCCATACAGTGCCGAGCTCACAATCTCGCCGTGATCACGGCCAGCATGTGCTCAACGACTGCCTCCGCCGGCATACTCGACGTATCGATCCGTTCAGCATCGGGCGCAGGAATCAGCGGTGCCACCGTGCGAGAACGATCGCGATCATCCCGCCTGGTCATATCGCGTTTCGTCTGATCGAACTGAACCGAGTGGCCTGCGGCCACCAGCTCACGATGTCGTCGCGTCGCCCGGACTTCCGCATCGGCCTCGAGGAAAAACTTCACATCCGCTTCCGGAAACACCCGGGTTCCGATGTCGCGCCCCTCCGCCACGACACACCCCTCGGCGCCGATCTGCCGTTGCACCGGCAGCAGCCATTCGCGGACAGCCGGAATCGCCGAGACCATCGACGCCAGTGCCGTCACCGCGGGCGTGCGCAATTCACCGGTGATATCCCGCCCATCCAGCAACACATGGGATTGCTCGGGACCACAGGCCATATGCAGCGTCGTCTTGGGAAGCAGCGCGGTGATGGCGAACTGATCCTCAGGGCTCAATCCCGCGTCTCGCACTTTCCACGCAATGGCGCGATACAAGGCGCCTGTATCCAAATAGAGGTATCCAAGCCGCAAGGCCAGAAGTCTGGCGACCGTACTCTTGCCGACCCCTGCCGGACCATCAATGGCGATGATCAACCCGCGCTTCCCGCAGCCGGATGTGCCCGGTTCACCCACGTAATCCTCGCACTATAGACGTTTCCCAGAATCAGTCAACAGTTCCAAGAGCTTACGATCGAAGTTCGGGAACGAAGTCTCGATGCAAGCCGTGCCCTGAATCTGAGTCGGCTGGGCAGCGGTCAGGGCACCGATCGCGACGGACATGGCCACGCGGTGGTCGCCGTGACTCGCGCAGGTCGCCCCTGTGAGCGCGCCGTTCGCACCCTTGCGCCCCAGCCCCTGTATCACCATGCCATCCGGCCGTTCTTCGATCCGCGCGCCCATCGCCCGGAGTTCAGCCGCCATCGTCGCGATACGGTCGCTTTCTTTGACTCGCAGCTCTTCAGCTCCGGTGATTACTGTTTCACCGTCGGCCACGGCCGCCGCGACACACAAAATCGGGAACTCATCGATCGTCTGCGGAATCTGTTCCGGCCCGATCTGAACTCCCCGCAGCGGCATCGACCGTACGCGCAGGTCCGCGACCGGCTCCCCGGCCTCTTCACGAGGATTGAGCACCTCGATGTGCGCGCCCATCTGGCGCAGAATGTCTAATAGACCGGTCCGGGTTGGATTCATGCCGACCGACAGCACGGTCACATCGGAATCCGGCACAATCGAGGCGCCGACGATAAAAAATGCGGCTGCGGACAGGTCACCCGGCACCACCACGGTTTTTCCACTCCAGCGTATGGAGGGCCGCCCTTCGATCCGAACCGTACACCCGTCACGGTGAAAAGGAATTCCGAAGTAGGCAAACATACGCTCGGTATGGTCACGGGAAAGCCGTGGCTCTGAAATGGTCGTCAGGCCATCGGCATACAGCGAGGCGAAGAGCAGCGACGATTTGATCTGAGCGCTCGCGACCGGGGACTCGTACGACATGCCTTTCAGCCGGGTCCCGGTGATCGCCAAAGGCGCCAGTTCCCCGCCCTTTCGTCCGGCAATCGTCGCCCCCATGGCTCGCAAGGGTTTCACGACACGTCCCATGGGACGACGTCTGATCGATTCGTCTCCGGTCAGGACCGTGAAGAAATCCTGGCCTGCCAACAACCCCGCCATCAGACGAATGCCGGTTCCGGAATTGCCGCAATCGATCGGGCCGAACGGCTCCGTGAGACCCCACATGCCTTTGCCATGGACCGTCAACCGCTCCGGCGTCTCTTCGATTCGCACGCCCAGCGACTGGAACGCGCGCATGGTATTCAAACAATCTTCCCCGCGACAATAGTCGGTGACCTGGCTCAGCCCCTCGGCCAGGGCCGTCAGGATAATCGCCCGATGGGTAACGGACTTGTCGCCAGGAACCGCAATCGTGCCCTTCAGCGGACGGCCCGGCGTAATAGTTAAGGATGCCATGGCAGCCTAGCTCTTCCCCGATGTGCGAGGGGTGAGTTGTTCCCGTTCATACTTGGCCTGATCCAGTTGCTTCTCGATCCCAGCGGCGTCACCGGCCGCAATCAACCGTTTGAGTTCGCCGAGATGCCGCTCGTACGTCTCGATCAACGACACCACATTGTCCCGGTTCCACAAAAAAATGTCTCGCCACATCTCCGGGGAACTGGCTGCGATTCGCGTGGTATCGCGTAATCCACCGCCGGAATGGCTGGCCAGATCGAGTTCCGGCAAACCATGGTCACGCACGTCGGCCAGCGCCGTCATCAATGCAAACGCGGCGACATGCGGCAGGTGACTGACGGCACCGAGAATCTTGTCGTGCAGAAAGGGATCCATATCCAACACAATCGAACCCGCGAGTTCCCAGAGAACACGAACCGTTTGAAGCGCCTCCGGATCGGTCTTGGCCGTCGGAGTCAGAATGCAACGCGCCCCCGAGAAGAGAGTCTCTGATCCTGCGGCCACCCCGGTCTTTTCCTTGCCGGCAATGGGGTGCGCACCGACGAACCGCACCGACGGCGGCAGCAAGGCCTCCGCGCGTGTCACCAGCTCACCCTTGACGCTGCCCACGTCACTGACAATCGCGCCCGGCTTCAGGCAACCGGCCCATTCCCGTAAATGTCGCTCATAGGTATCCACCGGTGTCGCGAGCAGCACAAAGTCCGCCCCTTCGACGCCTTCGCGCGGATCCGACACATACCGATCGATGGCGCCCACTTCGACGGCTGTCTTGAGATTTTCAACGCGTCGCCCGATACCGACAACGGAATCCGCCAGCTTTTGACGGCGCAGGATCATCCCCAGCGAGCCGCCGATCAGCCCGACTCCGACAATCGCCACCTGCTTGAAATGTGGTGCCATCATTGAATGAGTGCGTATCTTCAACTCGCCTGCACGGTCGACGATCACGTTCGTAACGGTGATCAGATCGTCCGGTCGACTGCCGCAGCAATTCTCCGCAAATCCCCCATCAACTCCTTGAACTTCGAGGGCCGGATAGACTCTTCTCCGTCGCAGAGTGCACATTCAGGATTGGAATGCACTTCGATCAGGAGCCCGTCGGCACCGGCCGCGATCGCCGCTTTCGACATGGGGGCTACCAAATCCCATTTGCCCGTCGCATGACTGGGATCCACGATAACCGGCAAATGCGACAGACTCTTGAGGGTCGGAATGGCGGCCATATCCAACGTATTTCGATACTGGGTTTCAAACGTGCGGATGCCGCGCTCGCATAACATGACATTCCGGTTGCCGCGGGACATGATGTATTCAGCGGAGAGGAGGAATTCCTTGATCGTGGCCGAGAGACCGCGCTTCAACAGCACCGGCTTATCGTAGGCCCCGACTTCCTTGAGCAACTCGAAGTTCTGCATGTTCCGGGCGCCGATCTGGATGATGTCGGCCTTCTCAAGAAACAGCTCGATATCGCGGGTGTCCAGGATCTCGCTCACCACCGGCAGGCCGGTCTGTTTTTTGGCTTCGACCAAATAGTCCAGGCCTTCACGCCCCAATCCTTGAAAAGAATAGGGCGAGGTGCGCGGTTTGTATGCACCGCCACGAAGGACGGTCGCGCCGGCCGACTTGACCTCGTGGGCAATACCGACGGTCAGTTCCAACCGTTCGACCGCGCAGGGACCGGCCATAATCGTGATTTTCTTATCGCCGATTTTGACGCCGTTCACGTCAATGATCGTGTTCTCTTTCTTGAACTCCCGGCTGACCAGCTTCCAGGGAGCCAAAATCGGCAGGACACTTTCGACCCCTGGCAATGCGGTCAACGGCTGATTGTGCAGGATACGATCGTCCCCGATCACCCCGATAATGGTCCGCTCCTGGCCGGCAGAAATATGCGACTTCAGTCCCAACTCGCGAAGCCGGTCGATAATGTGGTCGACTTCCCGCTCCGACGCGTCAGGCTTCAAGACAATAATCATGATCTCGTCTCGCTTTCCTTATCGAGCGGCGCGCGTCACGTCCGCAAGCGCGCTCAGGAACAGTTGATTTTCTTCCGGAAGGCCGATGGTCACCCGCAGCATTCGGCCGTCGATGTGGCGGACGATGATGCCCTTCCGCAACAGCGCGTCGAATACCTCGCGACCATCTCTCCCGACATCGAAATAGAGAAAATTCGTTTCACTGGGCAAGGCCTCGAAGCCCAAGGTCAACAAGCCTGTCCGGACCTTGTCCATTTCCGCATGGTTCAAGGCCCGACTCGCGCCCACATGTGCCTCATCGTCCAACGCCGCCAACGCGGCGCGTTGTGCCATGCTATTCGCATTGAAGGGTGGACGGATTCGATTCAGGTAGTTCGTGATTTCCGGCGTGGTCATCCCATACCCGATCCTGAGCCCGGCCAAGCCGTAGATCTTGGAGAATGTCCGCAGCACGATGACATTACGACCCGCGTTTACATAGCTGAGCGACTCCGGGAATTCCGGATGCCGGACATATTCGTAATAGGCCTCGTCGAACACCACCACCACATGATCGGGCACGCGCGCCATCAACGCCGCCACCTCAGCCTTGGTCGCCATGGTGCCGGTGGGATTGTTCGGATTGCACACAAACAGCAGGCGCGTCTTGTCGGTGATGGCCGCTGCCATGGCCGGCAAATCGTGGCGCCAATTCTTCTGCGGCACTTCCACCGCCACACCGTGCGCGGCCTTCACCTCCATCTTGTAAATGACGAAGGTGTGCTCAGCCATCACGGCCTCATCACCCGGCGACAAAAAGGTTCGCGCAAGCAGGCCGAGGATTTCGTCCGAGCCGTTTCCGAGAATGACGTGATCCGGCGTGACTTTCCACCGTTCGGCCAAGGCTCCGCGCAAACGAAACGCCCCGCCGTCCGGATACCGATGCAGAGTCGGAGCGGTTTCACCCAAGACGGCGAGCGCTTTGGGCGACGGGCCGATCGGGTTTTCATTGGATGCCAATTTGATCGCGCGCGGGAGCCCTAACTCTCGCTGCAGCTCTTCGATAGGCTTTCCAGGAACGTACGGGACAAGGGAGGCGATATCGGGATGCACCTTCAATGGCATGGCGTGACTCGGACCTCTAGGAATAGGCGGGATACGACCCGAGAATCTTCATAAAGAGACAGCGGCTCTTCACCTCTTCGGCCGCCTTCTTGACCCGTTCTTCATCGATATGCCCCTCGATGTCGACAAAGAAAATGTATTCCCACGCCTTCCGGCGGGAGGGGCG from Nitrospira sp. ND1 includes the following:
- the hisC gene encoding histidinol-phosphate transaminase, with product MPLKVHPDIASLVPYVPGKPIEELQRELGLPRAIKLASNENPIGPSPKALAVLGETAPTLHRYPDGGAFRLRGALAERWKVTPDHVILGNGSDEILGLLARTFLSPGDEAVMAEHTFVIYKMEVKAAHGVAVEVPQKNWRHDLPAMAAAITDKTRLLFVCNPNNPTGTMATKAEVAALMARVPDHVVVVFDEAYYEYVRHPEFPESLSYVNAGRNVIVLRTFSKIYGLAGLRIGYGMTTPEITNYLNRIRPPFNANSMAQRAALAALDDEAHVGASRALNHAEMDKVRTGLLTLGFEALPSETNFLYFDVGRDGREVFDALLRKGIIVRHIDGRMLRVTIGLPEENQLFLSALADVTRAAR
- a CDS encoding prephenate dehydrogenase/arogenate dehydrogenase family protein, with protein sequence MMAPHFKQVAIVGVGLIGGSLGMILRRQKLADSVVGIGRRVENLKTAVEVGAIDRYVSDPREGVEGADFVLLATPVDTYERHLREWAGCLKPGAIVSDVGSVKGELVTRAEALLPPSVRFVGAHPIAGKEKTGVAAGSETLFSGARCILTPTAKTDPEALQTVRVLWELAGSIVLDMDPFLHDKILGAVSHLPHVAAFALMTALADVRDHGLPELDLASHSGGGLRDTTRIAASSPEMWRDIFLWNRDNVVSLIETYERHLGELKRLIAAGDAAGIEKQLDQAKYEREQLTPRTSGKS
- the aroA gene encoding 3-phosphoshikimate 1-carboxyvinyltransferase, producing the protein MASLTITPGRPLKGTIAVPGDKSVTHRAIILTALAEGLSQVTDYCRGEDCLNTMRAFQSLGVRIEETPERLTVHGKGMWGLTEPFGPIDCGNSGTGIRLMAGLLAGQDFFTVLTGDESIRRRPMGRVVKPLRAMGATIAGRKGGELAPLAITGTRLKGMSYESPVASAQIKSSLLFASLYADGLTTISEPRLSRDHTERMFAYFGIPFHRDGCTVRIEGRPSIRWSGKTVVVPGDLSAAAFFIVGASIVPDSDVTVLSVGMNPTRTGLLDILRQMGAHIEVLNPREEAGEPVADLRVRSMPLRGVQIGPEQIPQTIDEFPILCVAAAVADGETVITGAEELRVKESDRIATMAAELRAMGARIEERPDGMVIQGLGRKGANGALTGATCASHGDHRVAMSVAIGALTAAQPTQIQGTACIETSFPNFDRKLLELLTDSGKRL
- the aroF gene encoding 3-deoxy-7-phosphoheptulonate synthase is translated as MIIVLKPDASEREVDHIIDRLRELGLKSHISAGQERTIIGVIGDDRILHNQPLTALPGVESVLPILAPWKLVSREFKKENTIIDVNGVKIGDKKITIMAGPCAVERLELTVGIAHEVKSAGATVLRGGAYKPRTSPYSFQGLGREGLDYLVEAKKQTGLPVVSEILDTRDIELFLEKADIIQIGARNMQNFELLKEVGAYDKPVLLKRGLSATIKEFLLSAEYIMSRGNRNVMLCERGIRTFETQYRNTLDMAAIPTLKSLSHLPVIVDPSHATGKWDLVAPMSKAAIAAGADGLLIEVHSNPECALCDGEESIRPSKFKELMGDLRRIAAAVDRTI
- the cmk gene encoding (d)CMP kinase, translated to MGEPGTSGCGKRGLIIAIDGPAGVGKSTVARLLALRLGYLYLDTGALYRAIAWKVRDAGLSPEDQFAITALLPKTTLHMACGPEQSHVLLDGRDITGELRTPAVTALASMVSAIPAVREWLLPVQRQIGAEGCVVAEGRDIGTRVFPEADVKFFLEADAEVRATRRHRELVAAGHSVQFDQTKRDMTRRDDRDRSRTVAPLIPAPDAERIDTSSMPAEAVVEHMLAVITARL
- the sppA gene encoding signal peptide peptidase SppA, with product MGPQADTAVRPQRSLLRRIFWAIVIGGGALILLNALLPDLDFSSQDRVALIRIEGVILDAQATISELKQYSENPLVKAIVLRIDSPGGGVVPSQEIHDAVKRVKNKSNKAVIASMGTVAASGGYYIAAATDRIIANPGTLTGSIGVIMEMANFEGLMKKVGVEGVVIKSGRFKDVGSPLRKMSDEERKLLQSVMDDVHHQFIQAVADGRSLEVSDVEPLADGRIYTGRQAKDARLVDELGDLDDAIHIAADIAGMEGEPKVVEPRKRFSFRDIIESRWASVFPRLELNTGVKLKYLMAF
- a CDS encoding PCP reductase family protein, with the translated sequence MAESSNITAPEVRWSDGALKRMERAPMFLRGMVRRLAEKKARELGYPEITEEILDQFKGQMMGTMGGEGGMAEAADQMAKGQLPWTAAAKERLAAVPEFMRGMIKQIADEIARKGGHMEVNVDLFEKVEALGEIREREAAPLEWSEGALALLQQKIKESPPIAMDFVSDMIRHDTEELAREKGFTRIDEQTAVQLWEAPQERVAWSDEAWKRLQTSPDFVRSGIRKAAERRARKLGLKEVDSEHLTTFRNQAMMKAVKRIRSFGYNELTFDAFDTALQKTKRLQGNDQAEKRLQEIRSHFSDPEVKKPEGGTLGADLMGRFRKFLKGEGSL
- a CDS encoding 30S ribosomal protein S1, encoding MSTVTPQSEPKLDRDALAAMYEETFRNFEEGTITEGMVVAIGKDKVVVDIGYKSEGMIPADQFSHEELAQLKVGDRLQVYLEECEDADGNLVLSKEKADKMKIWEELETLHKEEKSIEGKIISRIKGGMMVDIGVKAFLPGSQIDLHPVRDLDGLVGKTFPLKIIKINHRRGNVVVSRRVLLEETRDRRRQTTLSTLKEGQLIQGTVKNITDYGAFIDLGGIDGLLHITDMSWGRVGHPSELFQVSDKVEVTVLKYDRETGRISLGLKQKSADPWTGVAAKYPVGTRVRGRVVSLTDYGAFVELEPGVEGLVHVSEMSWTHEVRHPSRVVSVGDQVEAAVLNIDPGSRKISLGMKQTAPNPWDMIEAKYPAGTRIEGKVKSLTDFGAFVGLEEGIDGLIHISDMSWTKHIKHPSELFKKGQKVDAVVIRIDKEKERLSLGYKQLSRDPWEEQIPNKYRVGDSITGKVSKIADFGLFIELDGDVEGLIHISEVGLDTNVRMEEKFKPGDDVTAKIIKVDRDERKIALSLRDHQMDSDRRQVDEFHASQGGIDQTLGRAAKQSRKRNQSDSEA
- a CDS encoding lysophospholipid acyltransferase family protein, whose amino-acid sequence is MSSALYGLLWVISRTIGWLCFRYRTVGTVPRQGGFLIASNHASYLDIPLLGCGIPRRVWYMGRHDLFPMPLLNGLLQALGWIPLRVGRLDRDAFSKAVSLIQEGKAVAIFPEGGRTMTGALKPGKPGIGVIVSQTGCQVVPAHIGGTFEVLPPGAKWPRFRRVTVAYGEPLDFSADAARLEGKAFYQHVSRTVMAKIAELGQVPIPGDRPANAGQPHDSAATPTAKSCNAE